The DNA window TGTCAATAGCACacactgaaaacacaaaaactacttgtttttaaatgcagagaatttacataacaaagaaaacGGTCAAAACTGATGGCACTACAGACCATTATTGATCACTAGTAGTCAATGGGTAAgcttaaaggaagtgaacatggaAAAAATAACCCTTTTGCAATTAACTTGAAAAGTCCTCTGAAACTTGATAATGAAAGTTGTagctattgaatttatttattttgagagattttatcaattaaacactctcagtgaaaggttAATGGAGGCCATCAATTATttcccagcatgcatctgtGCTCTGACGTAAATGAGACACATTGCTGCTGCTGACTGGGTCAGTGTTACAAACTGATCGCACTACGGGAAAACATACCTGAATGTCAAGCAACATTTTGCACTGTCAGAAGGGGACAaggatttaatacattttccaTTCCTGACCCTAAGCGTGACTATGAATTGTGCAAAAGATGGATTCATAATTTGGGGAATGAGAAATTAAACATAAAGACTTTTGTGTTTGCATATCATAAAATTGTGTGTGAAAAACACTTTGAAGAGGATTGCTTTGAAGATGATCTTGAGGTAGGAATTTgctttaatgttttaaatttaagttaaatatgcatttgatatacgaatgattttcaaatacagacaaaatataaatattttgataaacaatctTCAATAAATagcatatttctttaataaaggcACGGCTGATGAATTTCAAACCaagaaaaaaactgaaaaaggGGGCAGTTCCTACTATTTTCCTTGACAGCAAAACTCCAAAGAAAAGGGAAACAagtgaaaaaagaataaaagagAAGGAAAAAGTGGAAGTGAGTATAGGGTTATTTTAATAACTAACGTTGATACAGTCAAATTCATGAACAATGAATCTGTGCATTAAATAAAAGCCTTAATTTGTATCATTCTTGAATTCACAGCTACTTGAAAATATTCTTGTCAATGCTGAAGATGATGACAATATAGATGAGCCAGGCTGTTCTTATGATACTGGGAGATCGGGACAGAAAAGGAAAGGAGAAACAATTCCTGTAGGAATATCAAAAAAACCAAAGGTAAgcaatttaaaagtttaatgtatatatctattttgtaaagtaaaagcaaaggcattttaaatttaaaatcatactgTTTTGTAGAATTCAAAGAACACTGTTGATGTTGGAATTCAGTTTGAATACATGGATGAAAGAACTATGAAAGATATGGGAACACAATGTGACATAAGAACTGAAAAATCAACAGAATTCTGTGTCAACTGTAGATCAAGAGAAAACCCTGGTCTAGCAACATCTGATCACGGATATTCAAAAATATTCCAGGATATTCCTTCAACATCAGAAACTGACACTATTTTTCTCTCCTCTACACCTGTGAAATCTGCACAGTGCTTCTCGCACACATTTGAATCGGAAGAATTATCGCATGTCAAATCAATTACTACCAAAGCTGACCCAGATTTCTCTTTCATTCCCTCAGATGAGTCAACAAATGAGTTATCAAATTTATCAAGTGATGAAGAGCAAGATGTTAATCCTACTGAGGATTCAAAATTTATTGTCTTTTGGTCATGTATCAAATCTCTTTTCTGTATGTTAGTGTGCCAAGTTGGCAAACAACCGTTTGATGCCAATGCTACAAACCATTATGTCAATGGGACAGGATTGTCTGTGGAGTTTAATTGCATGAACAACCATAAATTTACTTGGAAATCACAACCCTTTGTAGGGAAACAACCCATTGGTAACATTATGTTATCAGCAGCCACATATTTTAGTGGATTAACTTTCTCAGGCATTTCAAACTTTGTTAGTGCatgaatttacaaataatatcTAGAACAACTTTTATCAATAACAGCAGAACATTAGTGTTACCTGTCATAGATATGTACTACAGAGAACAACAAAatgatattcttaaaaaaatgaaaaggaaaCCCCTAGTAATTTGTGGAGATGGTAGATGTGATTCTCCAGGTTTCAACGCTAAATACTGTACATATACAGTCATGGAGGCCATGACTTCTgcaattttagattttaatgtTGTTCAAGTAAGTCAAACGGGGTCATCTTCTACAATGGAGTTAGAAGGATTTAAAAGAATcttgtcaaaattaaaacaatccaATATATCTATAAAAGCTTTAGCAACTGACAGACATGTACAAATACGGAGTTTTCTTAGAAAAGAACACCCTGGTATTAAGCATCAGTTTGATGTTTGGCATTTAGCAAAAAGTATATGTAAAAAGCTTCTGGTAGCATCAAAAAAGAAAGGATGTGAAGATTTAGCTCCTTGGATAAGGAGTGTAAACAATCATATTTGGTATTGTGCATGTCGTTGTAGAGGTGATCCTGATTTGCTTGTTGAAATGTGGAGGTCTTTAGAACATCATATTTGTAATGTGCACGAATTTCCTGGTAACAATTATACAAAATGTGGTCACCCACAACTCTCAACAGAGGAAACGAGAAAGAAAAAATGGCTGCAGAAAGGTAGCAAGGCCCACAAAGCCCTATTGACTGTTATTTTTCACAAAAGACTTCTAAAAGATATTCGCCAGTTGAATATGTTTTGTCATACTGGTGAACTTGAGGTTTATCATTCAATGATGCTGAAGTACATTCCAAAGCGTCAAGAATTCAAATATGACCAATGGTAGCCCGTACACAGTTGTCAGCTATTGACCATAACTTCAATATTTGGAGAAATCAAAAAACTGATGATGAGGGTCAACCAAAATTTTACAGAGCTTTCTCAAAAGTTACTGGAAGATGGACTGCCAAGAGACTCTATGAAGAAAAAGATTATGGATTTAGATTAGACTTGATGGATATGGTTCTGGagcaaaaagaattaaaatcaaacttaacaacaatgcatcagacaaaaaagaaaacactaCCACAGAATATAGCTAAAATTCCAGCTCCCCCAACTTCTGAGCTTGTTGAAGCCCatatttcaagatttaaaattaattaaatttcatccactTTATTCAAGTGTTTGATATATAGATATCAAGGTAActgggtggttttttttttatgtcatttttacaATGAATATATGCATGCAAGTATATAGGTATACATTAGGTAAATATCTGTATTCTTATTTACAGTCTTTTTACACTGATAAATATATGTACTTATTCAGAATCTGAATCAGTGTCTGAGGCTTCATGAAATCCTTCATGATTTCAATGCTCATCGGGAAATCAATTCCTTATTTTTGTCACTACACATGATGGAATAACAACTCTGAACTTTTTCCCAAGAGGCTGACCTCGCCTAACCCAATTTATAAACTGTCTGTAGGCCATAAATCTTGATTGTCTGTAACAGAATTAGATTGTATCAGATGTATGTGCAAGTGATAATACACAACTGAGATgttgtttaaatatttcaaataaatattgattgtATTTGAAATCATTCTTTGGGAGTCTTACTTGTTATTTAAGTGCTCTGGGGCTCTTCCTCTCTTTTACCGGTATATCTTGGATAGATAATATAAGCTGTCTCGAGGATGACAGGACTAAGACACACTGTATCAAAATCTGGGTGCTGGGATATGCACTTTATGTGCTCGTTAATGTAGTCCGCCATATAATGTTCAAATTCATAGCAACAAAGACATTCCTTAAATGTAGGTAGAATTGTACAGTTTTCACAAGTACACCAATTCAATGATGCTCCTCTCTCATTCACATTAACTGCAGGTGGAGGGGCATCATTCTGGGCTTCAATTTCTTTCTCTGTAAACTCTGGTTCAAATTGATAGCCCTCAACTTCAGTTTCATTGTTTAATTCACTTTCTAACGATGACATTTTAATTGCGTAACTGGGTGTTGATTAACCAATGTGTcaaaatgcaatgtgtctcactgacgtcggcatcagtgctgccctctcttagatgcttagagataacccagcagggaggtaatgattttatcaatatgGCGGCTCCCATAaattgcaagaattagttacTTATAATGGAATATCTTCTTACTGAGGAAAGCTATGTCTAATTGGCTTTACAAAATCATTATATACATCAAACTgacaaatttgagcccttgataattttttcatgttcacttcctttaactatttcaatttaattattaGACATGTGACTAATTAGGGCAGAATAAATAGAGGTTGCTACCTAGCAGTCGCCTACAGAAGGGTAGGTAAGACACCTGTTTCCTACTGCTTTTGGAGAAGGTGAAATATTTCTTCATTCTTTGTgggtttgtttacataaaacCTGATATTGTGAGTTAAACGCTTGATGAAATAAATGTGATTTTTGTTTCTGTATCTAGACAGTACTGAGATAGACGAGAACTCAGATAGGCTCTCGATATCTATTGATATAATATTGTGAGGCAGGTTAGATTGTTCCAATATTTATCCAGTGACATTGATGAGATTGTTACCTGATATCCAGCCAGATACGACAGGTCCGAATCACAATCTAGTCCTGTTTTCAAGGCAGACAGAGACACATAGGAGTTCAGTTCTGCCAATCTACTGCAGCTGGTTTTAGCTCTGGAAAGCAAACCATTCAAAAAAGACAGACTATATCAATAATTGTTAAGAGGACAAGGTGGATAgcttcaaatgaaaataaaataaaattaggcAATTTGTTAAAGTTGAACAGTTGTGCAGAGATACGAACAAGACTTGAATAAGTTAACGAGATGGTTGTGTGCGATATATTTAGCACCTTCAAAGGAGATATAAATGTATCTGGCATGCTGTAGTTGATATGTGAAATGAAACCATTCTATAAACGAAACAATGTCCTATCCATTGAAGTTGTATAAATGTGTTGCTATATGACAAACACTGGTTTTTGTCAATGTTGATATGAACGCTGACCTGTTTTTGCCGACATCTTCCTCTCTCAAAAAGAACTGTGTCCCCAGGTTCTGAATCTCGGCCAGTTTACAGTCCTGGATGGTCAGATTCTACAAGAtccaaggtcaaggtcagtgccaataaatcatttgaatttatatgtGTAAACTGCTTTTGGATAACACTAAATACTAACAGTTCCTTGGAGATTAAAATCAGTTTTACATACATCCTTATTTCATGGACATCAAAggcatt is part of the Crassostrea angulata isolate pt1a10 chromosome 3, ASM2561291v2, whole genome shotgun sequence genome and encodes:
- the LOC128176990 gene encoding ubiquitin-like modifier-activating enzyme 1; the encoded protein is MSWMTLTHAAMKQMANSAILINGIGGLGIEIGTNLTIQDCKLAEIQNLGTQFFLREEDVGKNRAKTSCSRLAELNSYVSLSALKTGLDCDSDLSYLAGYQTIKIYGLQTVYKLG
- the LOC128176989 gene encoding uncharacterized protein LOC128176989, yielding MPSITCYKLIALRENIPECQATFCTVRRGQGFNTFSIPDPKRDYELCKRWIHNLGNEKLNIKTFVFAYHKIVCEKHFEEDCFEDDLEARLMNFKPRKKLKKGAVPTIFLDSKTPKKRETSEKRIKEKEKVELLENILVNAEDDDNIDEPGCSYDTGRSGQKRKGETIPVGISKKPKVSNLKNSKNTVDVGIQFEYMDERTMKDMGTQCDIRTEKSTEFCVNCRSRENPGLATSDHGYSKIFQDIPSTSETDTIFLSSTPVKSAQCFSHTFESEELSHVKSITTKADPDFSFIPSDESTNELSNLSKLSQKLLEDGLPRDSMKKKIMDLD